agatagatagatagatagataaataaataaataaataaataaataaataaatagagatgtAGATGGTTTCTACATTGATTAAAACATGGGTGATTAGTTGAACTCTGGTGCAAAGTTCAGTTCTCCTTCCTCCCCAGAGCACAAAATATTctcccaacaccacacacatttaaaaccatCAACATTGTTcatacttttgtaaaaattaaacTCAATTAAAACTTTTGATTTTATCAGCCTTTTTAGTATCGTTGTGGCCTCACAGTCAGTGTTTTGTGTAATCTGGTTTCTCAGGCTCAGTTATATTGCAATCTTCGCTTGACCGAAGATGAAGTTGACCAGTTGGCACCTGAACCTTTGTTTCCTAATGTacttaaaaccaaaaataaaacactgaacagtaaaAACAACGTAAAACAGCCTTCAAACGCTccgtaaaaacacaaacagtgactgtaacctggagcagtgaataaaagcatgaaaaacagtttctctctgtgaacaaaaaggacagttttttattatttaaaaccttAACACTGGCTCTGTAGAGCAGCTTCCCTGTCACTGACCCAACGATCAGCTGAGGAAAGGGTTCCTCCTCTGCAGGACCGGTTTCTGTATACTGATAGTCAAAAttacaataacataaaataacagTTAGATACGTCATAAAAGAGCCTTAAAGCTTCACAGATGCTTAACTATTAATATATGCAGAAATGTGGAACCTTCATACAGGATCCAAACACTGCTTATGTCATGAAGGTGCCTTCAAATGACGTGTCACATAATAAATGATGACCTGCTTTATAAAGCTCTAAGTTTGGGAAGAAAGTAATAAGGGAGTGATTTGTGCAATAATGTCTACATTTATATCCTGCAGAAACAGGAAGGAAACTGAATCAAACTGAACGCATTTCTACTtcaataaataaacgaatacaTCAATAAAAGGTTTGAGTTCAGTTAATAGCCAAaaattacacaatattaaataaaataattatatagtaaGCTATAAACagggtaaataaaatgaaatacatataaaaataaatgtatacagtaAAATATAACTGATGTGAATATacgtataaaataatataaaacgtataaaataataatttatattaacatttaaattaaatatgtagCTGTTTTCCTCGCATATAAACGTAAAatgataaaacataaataattaaataaaataattaaaaacttcAGTAGAAGTAAAGCTTCAGTAGTAAAATTATACCGACACATTCACGGGTTATTTAACATCAAAGGtttcttattaaaataatacGGCTGTAAAAATAACACGAAAAACCTACAACATGATACAAAAAATCAACTAAACATACAAAGCAATAATAATGAGTTAACACCCGACACCtgcatgttattattattattattattattattattattattattattattattattattattattattattattagctaaaAAAGAGCAAACTGAGTAAAGTAAAGAGAAATCACTCCTAGTTGTGTCTAGAGTAAAGAGTTAGTAAAGTTCTATGTTATAAAGACAGCTGTCACTCACGGCCACCCGTGTCCTTGTTTCTGGCAGTCTTGCGATCGCCGCTGCACAAACTCCCTTAATGCCCTTGGTACGTATAAAACTCTCTTCTCTCTAATGACCTGAACTCTTGTTGTTTCTTCATGTGAAAATCTTCAGTGAGTTTACATGGAAATTaataactttgtttttttgcctttgAAAACAGATGAAGGTGTCGTTTGTCTTCAACATTATTAGCCTCTGCTTGGGAATTATCATGACCATTATTCTATTTGTGGGAAATATTCTTACCCACTTTTATGGTCCTCCTGaggtaaatattaattataatccTCAGTGATGATTTCAGTAGATCACAGTATATAATTTCAGTATTTGCTTAGAGAGATTTCCTTCATTTCATTACTGTAgcattactgtactgtaatcaACACAATGCCCATGATTTACAACAACTTTTTCTACCCTTTATACAGCATGCAATATGGAAAGGATTAAACTGGATGTTTTTAGTGTTGTTCCTCTTCGAGTTTCTCCTCTCTGTGATCCTGATCCACTGGGAGAGTAAAGCATTGTGTCGAACTCATTTCAACAGTCTGGTAATGAACAAAAACCCATTCAGCTTCATTTAATACACACtcagattttatttaacttactaCAGAAAAAAGCTTTACAACAGAGTTTCTGTTTTAGGATAATGAGAACTTACTAATCCTTTAAAGAACAATATTTTTCTAAGTAAAAGATGTAGATGTTAAACTCCTGACAAGTTTGTTATTAAGAAGAAAGTAATTTGGAGTTTGTTCCTTAGCTTAGCTTTTTACAAAGTGTTCAACAACACATTCTGTCTTGGGCTTTATATTTAAAGGGACGCCTTAAGGTTTGAATGTTCTACTTATAGTTAAATGTCAggtttttttaacagaaaaaaattacatgcTTGAAGGAAAACGTTGCGGCAAAATCGGATAAAATCTGACAAACCTCAGATTAAAGCATGACTTTCTGGTGTACTGAAAAAGTGCTTGgtgtacaaaaataaagaaaaccttAGAATATCGTTCACCAGTGTTGTAGTGTGATGAAGTGAGCAGGACATGTGGACGTCTTATACACAGTCATCGATTATTGATGAAAATCCATTTGTTCTGCTTCTCTCTTCAGCCCATGATCACACTGAAGCAGGACATGTGAGCTGTGATGGACTTCATAAGGCAAATGTTTTGTGACTGTTAACCTCAGATGAGTTTAGTCATCAAACTATTCCacttacttttatttgtttctgtgaGGATCTGCTGGTTAATAAGCCGTTGTGTTTGTAGGTTAAAGTAAAACATTGTATATCTGAATTTAAGTGTGAACTAAAAAATCCTTATAAACTTTATgtaattttagattttatcttttttttttatcatgctcATGTTTGTATTGCTTGGCGAATAAAACTGCACGTTGACTTCATGACagagttgtttgtgtgtgtttgtgtgtgtgtgtgtgtgtgtgtgtgtgtgtgtgtgtgtgtgtgtgtgtgtgtgtgtgtgcgcgcgcgtgtgcgtgtgcgtgcgtgtgcgtgtgtgtgtgtaagggggggAATAATCaaagccgatcggccctatacgctcactacgcaagttgcgttgggccccgcaaattacacaaggccccgcctccccctgcctcattttacagcgcgacaatatgaataatatgacaatatgaagcggagcATGGgcttcagcacccctaaaatttatattaatattttagtccAGCGGGTCGCAGCCGTTGTGGAGTAACACAGGACCTgagtgactcgtccatagtcataaacggagagaagtagcgccggttacaatgttcttccgcaagacgcatgcagttctgtttattaaccgctagagcgtgaaacaaaagcagcagcgcgacaaataaactgcgtacctgtgtagtgcgtacgtgtgtctctgttggtAAAGTTTATCGTTAATTTGATACGCATTTTAACAATCGGGAGTCATGtaaacatgacgtcacgtgcgtCTTTTCTGATCAGTCGTCATGGAAACATGAAGCCCTGGCCTTTGGACCAGAGTGAAAACAAACGCCACATCACTGTATACCAGcagtatgtgtgaaaacactcactgtggctttttaaatgaattgttattCATTCCTAGATTTAGATCTGTTATTTTTCACTTGTGGCTGACTATCAAACTAGACGATAAaagaaagtttaatgtttttcttttgctttatttattcattcctcacacacagaggatttaaCCAGGTTCCTTAACCCCTagcatcactctctctctctctctctctctctctctctctctctctctctctctctctctctctctctctctctctctctctctctctctctatctctatctctctctctgtgtgtgtgtgtgtgtgtgtgtgtgtgtgtgtgtgtgtgtgtgtgtgtgtgtgtgtgtgtgtgtgtgtgtgtgtgtgtggcctgccaGTGAGCAATGGACATACAACAGTTCtttaacagaaaaaagacagattcaGGTGAGAGACTAGAGACAGTCCGTAATGATCTTGTGAAAggaatttgtcatttaataaaaagttaaaagcccTAAAAGCGGAGCtgtccatctggccatgaaaagagaaaaaagaaacaaaatgagagtgaacaTGGGTTCATGTGCGCGTGCAATCGTTCACGAAATGACGCGCGCTCAAAATCCAAAGCTGTGttctatttctttatattaatatattaatatataaagaaatagaacataaatattaacattatcttAATATGATTATCTTAAATAcgcagaaaataataaattgttattaaaattgttatattttattattttctgcttatttaagataatgttaatattcactttaaatacaaTTGCTAATATTCAACTCAAAATTCTATTTCAAATATTCCATTCAATAAAGGTTTGTTTATACCCCATtcaattctgtattgttttactctttgaccgagagatggagcaaactttttttaaaaggagggaggtttgtagtgggagcagtggggtgtcgagtgtgaatgtgtggcaaatggtttacatggctcacgggtcaggtaggagggccccttagtagaattttgcttagggccccagggaggtcaggatcggctctgctTTCAGCTAATAAACAACTCCTCGAAATTTTGTCCtttagaatttcttttttttttgctactaaATCTTGACTTAGTGAAAGTCAGCAGACATGTTTACATTTGACCCTGACAGGAACTCGTGTTCTAACACATCTGTTACAGTTATTAAACATCACGGTGACCCTGAACAGGTTAAAGCTCTTACTTTGAACTAACAAACGTATCAATAAAATGTTGtaattaggttttttttatttgcactgcAGGAGCAACAGGTAGAAAAAGAACAACATAAAACAACTCATATATTTGAATCGGATCTCAGCTAGAAATTCAGCTAAACGAGTCGACTCAGTGAGCCGACTCGCATGCAAACGACACTTTGAAGCTTTTTAGCCGGCGTTTCTCTGCGAGATCAGCATGTCGAaaagagtcacaaacagcacCAGGAATTCCACCTgcgtacaacacacacacacacacacacacacacacacacacacacacacacacacacacacacacacacacgcacacccacatacacaatGATGCTAAACTGGTGGCCATCAACTTCTGTAACTTAGCCACATTAGCTTTGTACCTTGGACCTACATTGTTCAACATTCAAACTAATCTGCTGTATTTCAGGTGTTTGTTTCTGTCCAAACATCAAATGATGAAATGTGTGAGTCTGATTACCGAAAAGACAAAATGATGTAGGCCAGATTTGTTTATATCCACACACAGCAGCACTGTTCCGATCGTAGAAATGACCAGACAAAATATGTTGGAGTGAAAACAGAACTGCagggaaaataaacacactgtgagtttggcaacaataaataaatggcaaaaTGACACGTTAATAACACAGAGATGTGAACCTGTAAGAGTCTGGGGTTTCTGTACAGCATCAACGAGAAAAATCCagcagctagagagagagagagagagagagagagagagagagagagtgtgtgtgtgtgtgtgtgtgtgtgtgtgtgtgtgtgtgtgtgtgtgtgtgtgtgtgtgtgtgatgctaattataataattatagatAAGATATCTTACTATCTGAGGTTTCACACCAAGAGCTGTACAGGAAGAGGTTATTAACACGTGTCTTTATGCTACAGCTCTGAAAACCCTGTCGGCGTGTTGGCCAATCGGGTGGGGGGGATATAGGGGAGTTAGGTGGTCGCGCAATGGGGGGATCAGGGTGCTAGGTTATTGTGGGGTGTCGGCGAGATTCTGTTGTAAAGTGATACCAAACTGCACTATATACATGACTGAAAGTCTCACAGTGTCCTAAAGCTCAAACCCCAAATATCCTGAAAAGAAAactgtatatttgtttgttttgttgttgttgtttaccagAATGCCGGTGACGATCGTGACTCTGAACAAGGTGAGGAGCAAACCATCAATTGGGAAGGATGCAGCAAACACGACTCCGAGTCCAATGCTCAATATCCCACTGCTTATCTGCATggcctagagagagagagagagagagagagagagagagagagagagagagagagagagagagagagagagagagagagattagaaggtatgttaatttataaatatactcATCATTGCGTGTTAATGGTTCGTCTCGTGTCTTACGGCCCAAACCGCTGGTTCTCTCTTCATTAACCGGTGCAGAGGAATTTGTGGATCAGGAACGAGCTCAGAGACTCTGTAATGTTTAATCAGTGGACCTTCATCACCTTGAAGCTCGCGTCTGGCCGagtgatttaaattaaataataagctGTTTTTATGTCACAGTTCAGTTTGGCAACTTCCTAATAATCTCACAGAGAACATCCATTAACACCGAAGCGCGATCACAATGACACAattaacatttaacaattaaaGTGTTTCTGTAAAGCTCCCAGTCAGAGACTCACCGGATCACGACTCTTCCTCGGAAATTCGACCAGCAGCAAGAAAACAAACctgtaaaataaagtgaaaaacaaaagtctAGTTCTAGTTctggttcagtgtgtgtgttcagaagaaAGCTGATGAGAAAATATTTCCATCCTCACTTCACCCACTGTGACTGTGAAGAACGAGGAAACAGAGTGAGCACTGATCAAACCACAGAGACGTGCAGCAGTTAAACTGAAGTCACAAAGTCTCCGACCGGCCGCTGGACAACAGCCGTGACACCCGCTTCGAATGTTATCGGAAAGTGCACAACGTTGCCGCGTTATCCAGTCGACGTCCAGTCCAGTCATCGGTGAAGTGGATTCCCGGTCAACTGGATTCCTCTGAGTGGATCTGGAGTCTTCTCTTGTAGTTGTATTCATTGATTGAGCATTTGATAGGTGACAACAACCTTCTGAGCCTTCCAGTAGCCACAGAATGCCCCTACTGGACCATATCGATGGGCCCATTAACCACTGATAACATCCATTCAATATTCGAAGCGGGTGACAATGAACTGGAAAAAGCAAAGAAATCTGTTTGTGGGATGTGAGACAAAGGAATAGATTAACAATTAGCTAATAAAGTGATTCAGAgagtttaattatattttataaataaagcccTAATTCTAATAAATGCCTGTTTCTTCATTCCAACTGTTCACTCAAAGTtattcttaaataataatactctGTACATGTTTTGTAgtagaatgagtgagagaagtGATGGAGGTTTTGTCGAAATTTTTTGGAGAGCccccctccaagtggacatatccCAGGGGTgcattacagccaaattaatagtcaataatagataatagtcaataatagtctttcacactcaatgctaaaataattaaacttaatgctaattaattaatacaataaatacttaattactaatacttaataatacttattaatattttaataccaattaattaatcacactttaaactttgtacttaatactatttgaatttgaataataagaaaactttccagacctggatgagaatgagcaaaactctttattggtgctgatcagcctctgcttccattgagcacaaggaggaaaaaacttctaagttgaaagtatcaaagaaaaacccaaGTAGCGCATccccatgccacccaaaaagttcccccacaaaaaagcaagcaaacaGGAGCAAGAGCGccctccaaaggaatctcctcaatatataccctggcacctctaggtgcgtctataccttcttacgtTAATCTAATTGacctgtctgggtttttttcctGACTCTACAGAATCGTCCCGTGACCCCCCTCATTTCCCTGAAAACAATTCTGCCTTTTACCGAAAATCAAGTCTGGccatttgttttttctgttgcagtacttctgccttattattaaaaaacatgctgcgttgtcaaaactgttgttaaaaatgtgctccagagaacttcttgtacccttccctgtcacgtatcacacagaagacatgtctcgtggaccaatctcccaatctccctttatacaattacaatgagtgagtttttctctatcttttctatgttttgtctgtatatgatttccactgatcatacgcctatatacgtatacacatacatacacatgaataCGATAACCatgacatacacaaaaaaaaaatgtatgagaTATCCACCCATATTAATACCCATattaatcacatctctacatataaaatgatcagtgaTGATACTCAATCACCTACAATCACCTATGGTATAGGAGTTCTCATTTAGAATAAGTGTACTGCACTATTACTAAGCTAagcttttgtattttataatattgttttgcatatatgtggagatctATGCCGACTCCTTAAGTTTGCTAgactatgatctcagtctgtcttgtttgtccagactgggcctgcacatgcatttttatttttaagccttagttcctctgttctctcctaaaggacaggttcccttttttcttgtttttctcaaattctcagagttctgagtactgagttttataacttcaataaacccaatacACCACCCTATCtctgttaacacttgtctcaaggcatctaacacaaacacacacacacacacacacacacacacacacacacacacacacacacacacacacacacacacacacacacacacacacatatatatatatatattataatcatatgtcctacaacatcaattgtaatagttcatataataagagcacatatcaagattttttccaacagttTTTACTGTACACTTGGACACCTCTGACTCACCAGGATGCTGAGAATCATGACAATATAAAGAAAAGATGAATAAGGATAGAAGCTGATTTTGATTCCTCCCAAACACAGGATAAAGACTGTAGTGGTGATCTGAGCTACCTTAAAcacaagagaagaaaaaacacaactaCAACAATAATTCCTGCATATAACAGTTATATCTGGTGTTATTATCCCTGATATTACATTATATGAAACTCCAGTAAGGACAtcattatacatatttatagaaAACCATTTTTATGAAAACCTtaaacacagctgtgtatttataaaagatataaacatgcaggttgtgttgagttgtgagTCGTCCTACCCCGAGTGCTTTGGGCCAGCCGCGCTGATACACTTTATAGTTGTCCTTGAACCTGCAGCTGAATTTGTCAggcatgagctgtccctctgctGCGTTCCTGACACTAGTGAGAGGGATGGTGATGACCATGCAGTCGTCCGGTTTGAACGTGTACCTCATTGTtctggtggagagagagagagagagagagagagagagagagagagagagagagagagagagagagagagagagaaaagagagagagagagagagaaaggagagagagagaaagagagagagagagaaaggagagagagagaaaagtgagagagacagtgagagagagagagacagagagaaagagaaaagagagaggaaaaaagagacagagagaaagagaaaagagagagagaggagagagagaaaaagcttaAAAACTCATCATTCCCCAGGTAGacacccaaatatttaaaaccacctcttttccacactaaGCCTCCCGGTAGCGTAGGTTGCCCACCGCCCCACTCCCCAACTATAATGTCTTCACTCTTTCCCCAGTTAACCTTAGCTGAAGATAAAATCTGAAAGTCCTTTAAAATATCgtttaaaacactgacatcctTCTGTGAGTTTACCATGACTACTAGGTCATCTGCGTATGCTGAGAGGCATAGTGAAGCCTTGCTGTGTGGAATGTAAAAACCAGATAAATGAGATCTCAGTTTACATAAAAGAGGTTCAATTGCAAGAGTGTACAGCATACCTGACATAGAAGAGCCTTGTCTAATACCTCTGTACACTCTAAAAGGGGCACATAAACCACCGTTAACCTTCAGcacactgtacaacactttGATCATGGCTATGAAACCTGAGTTGAACGCGAAGGTTTCCAGCACCTTCCACAAATATTCATGCTCAACCCGGTCAAGAAATCTGACCAGTCTTTAAGCCCAATAGTCTGGAGACGTCCAAAATGTCACgaattaaatgtacattgtcGAATATAGACCTATCAGGCACACAGTACGTCTGGTCCTGGTGAATGATCTGCTCAATTACCTTAGTCAGTCTCGAGGCTAATGCTTTTGAGAGCAGCTAACAGTCAGTGCACAGTAGCGACACCGGGCGCCAGTTCCTCAGATGCATCAGGTCTCCCTTTTTTTGGCAGTAGTGTCAGGACGGCCCTCCTGCAGCTCAAGGGGAATCTACCTCCCCTCACGCTGTCCCTTAGGACATCCAACACATCCTGCCCTATAACTGCCCAGAATGCCTTGTAGAACTCAACAGGGAGACCATCTACTGTACATCCAAGGGGATTCTCTTAATGGGGAGACCATTCGCCCGTACCTAGTCAACTCTTTACCAATCATTTCATCAGATATAAAAACAGGGACATTAGACAGAACTACTTTTTTATGTACAATAATGTCTACATTTATGTCCTGCAGAAACAGGAAGGAAACTGAATTAAACTGAACGCATTtctacttaaataaataaacaaatacaacaataaaaGGTTTGACTTCAGTTAATAGCCAAaaattacacaatattaaataaataaattatatagtaaGCTATAAACagggtaaataaaatgaaatacatataaaaatgaatgtgtgcagtctacaattttaaatataaataatataaaaggtAACTGATGTGAATAtaggtataaaataataatttatattaacaatttaattaaatatgtagCCTTTTTCCTCAGATATATacgtaaaataataaaacataaataattaaataattaaataaaaataattaataaaaacttcAGTAGAAGTAAAGCTTCAGTAGTAAAATTATACCGACACATTCACGGGTTATTTAACATCAAAGGtttcttattaaaataatacGGCTGTAAAAATAACACGAAAAACCTACAACATGATACAAAAAATCAACTAAACATACAAAGCAATAATAATGAGTTAAAACCCGACATCtgcatgttgttattattattattattattattattattattattattattattattatgtataataGCTAAAAAAGAGCAAACTGAGTAAAGTAAAGAGAAATCACTCCTAGTTGTGTCTAGAGTAAAGAGTTAGTAAAGTTCTATGTTATAAAGACAGCTGTCACTCACGGCTGTTGTCCAGCGGCCGGTCGGAGACTTTGTGACTTCAGTTTAACTGCTGCACGTCTCTGTGGTTTGATCAGTGCTCACTCTGTTTCCTcgttcttcacacacacacacacacacacacacacacacacacacacacacacacacacacacacacacacacacacacacacactctctctctctctctctctctctctctctctctctctctctctctcacacgctcacatacactctctctctctctctctctctctctctctctctcacacacacacacacacacacacacacacacacacacacacacacacacacacacacacacacacacccacacacactcactcacacacacagtctctctctgtcactctctctctctctcacacacacaaacacacactctctcacacacagactctctctctctctctctctctctctctcacacacacacacacacacacacacacacacacagagagagagagagagagagagagagagagagagagagagagagagagagagagagcgagctgCAGTTTCACACATTTTGGCGCAACTTTTTTGATGCTATACTTCACTATATTCTTCACTAAATTCAGTATACCTAAATatttgtgtaagtagaaaaaaaaacaaacgcaaaaatgcatttagaaacagttgagtcccccctccgcttcctcacagtggtttgacccactgcctcctttcccactacatctcacctactctacacacacgagtcaggtgtgtggctgcggctcagttaatgttcaactccattaagtcggggattttattcactttaaataaagtgattctCTTTactgtagttgatgcagattcattcataatttagttgcggcaaaaatgctgcttacggatgtaattttccacgaatctgctatattagcgattaaaatatgacttaccgagttaacgttagcttgtttacaatagcttgctccatagtgcactgtaactaacacgccaaagccgtttcccatgcattgttttttaatttggGACAACTTGGCATCATGTTAACTTAACACTAatggccacaattagcatatttaCTAAATGCGCACTGTGccacgtccgaactgacctcactgtatttttttgtataatcaatttctacggttattaagtgtcttcattaattttaaataaaattttaaaccttttttaattccttgtttttattgttgtgattatttttatgatgttttactttctttgaataaaaactttgaaaatatccataatgacgcgtctccatgctacaataataatctttataagtacaattagattattatttgtgtccgcccttcaaaaattgctcatgagaaattttatatgtATTGTCCCCCCcccactgttaaatgaaattgaaattctactaaggggccctcctacctgacccgtgagccatgtaaaccatttgccacacattcacactcgacaccccactgctcccactacaaacctccctcctattaaaaaaagtttgctccatctctcgctcaaagagtaaaacaatacagaattgaATGAGGTATAAACAAACCTTTA
This genomic stretch from Tachysurus fulvidraco isolate hzauxx_2018 chromosome 25, HZAU_PFXX_2.0, whole genome shotgun sequence harbors:
- the LOC113634376 gene encoding uncharacterized protein LOC113634376, producing MRYTFKPDDCMVITIPLTSVRNAAEGQLMPDKFSCRFKDNYKVYQRGWPKALGVAQITTTVFILCLGGIKISFYPYSSFLYIVMILSILHKNSLLFNLNHSARRELQGDEGPLIKHYRVSELVPDPQIPLHRLMKREPAVWAAMQISSGILSIGLGVVFAASFPIDGLLLTLFRVTIVTGILFCFHSNIFCLVISTIGTVLLCVDINKSGLHHFVFSVEFLVLFVTLFDMLISQRNAG